A window from Flavobacteriales bacterium encodes these proteins:
- the fahA gene encoding fumarylacetoacetase, whose product MKNWINISSESDFSIHNLPYGVFSYSSGNKRIGIAIGDFIIDLKKAEKKGIFGAIDLKDTLSQIVLNPFIGLGKKVTNRVREIIQSELCTHGILYDNKDELLVDRQSSRMHLPVKIGDYTDFYSSKEHATNVGKLFRDNNNPLLPNWKHMPIAYHGRASSIVVSGTNIKRPIGQILPIGSDSPILATTNALDFELELAFIIGKETEQGEQIYIDSTEEYIFGMVLFNDWSARDIQSWEYKPLGPFLGKNFASSISPWVVTLEALNPFSTKSISDEKELLPYLECDGDYHLDINLKVYMQPDNQKESLITTTNYKTLYWNYAQQLAHHTINGCNINVGDIMASGTISGSRKDSLGSLLEITEGGAKSISLSCGLERKYIEDGDSIIMRGYSFKDDIRVGFGEVRSKIISNS is encoded by the coding sequence ATAAAAAACTGGATTAACATATCGTCAGAATCAGATTTTTCTATTCATAATTTGCCTTATGGGGTGTTCTCATATTCATCAGGAAACAAGAGGATAGGAATAGCAATAGGAGATTTTATTATTGATCTTAAAAAGGCAGAGAAGAAAGGAATATTTGGTGCGATAGATTTGAAGGATACATTATCACAAATAGTACTTAATCCATTTATCGGACTTGGAAAAAAAGTCACGAATAGAGTTAGAGAAATTATTCAAAGTGAGTTGTGCACGCACGGAATATTGTATGATAATAAAGATGAATTGTTGGTGGATAGACAAAGTTCTAGAATGCATCTTCCAGTAAAAATCGGTGATTATACAGACTTTTATTCCAGTAAAGAACATGCAACTAATGTGGGTAAATTATTTAGAGATAATAATAATCCATTACTGCCCAATTGGAAACATATGCCTATTGCTTATCATGGTAGGGCATCTTCGATAGTAGTTTCGGGTACTAATATTAAGCGACCAATAGGTCAAATTTTACCTATTGGAAGTGATTCACCTATATTGGCTACAACAAATGCTCTGGATTTTGAATTAGAATTAGCATTTATTATTGGAAAGGAGACCGAGCAAGGAGAGCAAATTTATATTGACTCAACAGAAGAGTATATTTTTGGTATGGTGCTCTTTAATGACTGGTCGGCTAGGGATATACAAAGCTGGGAATACAAACCATTAGGACCGTTTCTAGGAAAAAACTTTGCCTCTTCTATTTCGCCTTGGGTTGTAACATTGGAAGCGTTGAATCCTTTTAGTACCAAGTCAATTTCTGATGAGAAAGAATTGCTTCCATATTTAGAATGTGATGGTGATTATCATTTAGATATTAACCTAAAGGTTTATATGCAGCCTGATAATCAAAAGGAGAGTTTAATTACAACGACCAATTACAAAACATTGTATTGGAATTATGCGCAACAACTCGCACATCACACTATTAATGGATGCAATATAAATGTAGGAGATATAATGGCCTCTGGAACAATAAGTGGTTCTAGAAAAGATAGCTTGGGCTCGCTATTAGAAATAACAGAAGGAGGTGCCAAGTCAATATCTCTTTCTTGTGGATTGGAAAGGAAGTACATCGAGGATGGCGATTCAATCATTATGAGAGGGTATTCTTTTAAAGATGATATTCGAGTTGGTTTTGGTGAAGTTCGTTCTAAAATAATTTCAAATAGTTAA